A region of Faecalibacterium taiwanense DNA encodes the following proteins:
- a CDS encoding LuxR C-terminal-related transcriptional regulator yields MQVHLLESIAAYFYALQGRPEQAPELFREHKLAEVSFFGPCRPMMSLIEQQVWLAQGEYVKVIAHSEGLLRRCEAMHYGLVGLQARIQLAAAQLRFGQRAEARAALAAALLDAVQDDFWVLFVEQYPALAPLLEGEDWAASEPRLGPFVARILPAGRAFAARLGLPAPAPELPLTDRDRELARLVAGRCTNKEIAAALYLSEGTVKQYINQLYAKLDMGGDPRTRRARLAEWYQKNAPRN; encoded by the coding sequence GTGCAGGTGCATCTGCTGGAAAGCATCGCCGCCTATTTCTATGCCCTGCAGGGCAGGCCGGAGCAGGCCCCGGAGCTGTTCCGGGAGCACAAGCTGGCCGAGGTGAGCTTCTTTGGGCCCTGCCGCCCCATGATGTCCCTCATCGAGCAGCAGGTCTGGCTGGCGCAGGGGGAGTACGTGAAGGTGATCGCCCACAGCGAGGGCCTGCTGCGCCGGTGCGAGGCCATGCACTACGGTCTGGTGGGCCTGCAGGCCCGCATTCAGCTGGCGGCGGCGCAGCTGCGCTTTGGCCAGCGGGCCGAGGCCCGGGCTGCGCTGGCAGCGGCTTTGCTGGACGCTGTGCAGGACGATTTCTGGGTGCTCTTTGTGGAGCAGTATCCCGCTCTGGCCCCCCTGCTGGAAGGGGAGGACTGGGCTGCCAGCGAGCCGCGTCTGGGGCCCTTCGTGGCCCGCATCCTGCCCGCAGGCCGGGCCTTTGCCGCCCGGCTGGGCCTGCCCGCCCCCGCGCCGGAGCTGCCCCTGACCGACCGCGACCGGGAGCTGGCCCGTCTGGTGGCCGGGCGGTGCACCAACAAGGAAATCGCCGCCGCCCTCTACCTCTCCGAGGGAACGGTGAAGCAGTACATCAACCAGCTGTACGCAAAGCTGGATATGGGCGGCGACCCCCGCACCCGCCGCGCCCGGCTGGCGGAGTGGTATCAGAAAAACGCCCCCCGGAATTAA
- a CDS encoding excisionase, which translates to MKEVRVCEAMKSPVGTSSDGTVLHQQDGGTKSRQVPIWEKSNLTLEEAAAYSGIGINKLREITNEDKCKFVLWVGNKRLIKRRLFDCFVEQAYSI; encoded by the coding sequence ATGAAGGAAGTTCGCGTTTGCGAAGCAATGAAGTCCCCGGTGGGGACTTCAAGCGACGGAACGGTCTTGCATCAGCAAGATGGAGGGACCAAGTCCCGACAAGTTCCCATTTGGGAAAAGAGCAATCTGACGCTGGAAGAAGCTGCGGCTTACTCTGGCATTGGCATCAACAAACTGCGTGAAATTACGAATGAAGATAAATGCAAATTCGTCCTTTGGGTGGGAAACAAGCGTCTGATCAAACGTCGCCTGTTCGATTGCTTTGTCGAGCAAGCATATTCTATTTGA
- a CDS encoding site-specific integrase, whose translation MSEKRKDSKGRVLKDGESQRANGTYDYRYTDIHKKRRCIYAKSLTELRKKEEELWRDLADGIDYAAGEMTVADLVDRYMNLKRGLKPNSLRSYNTAVKRIHADPFGQKAIKTVKLSDAKGWFVFLHDSGFKQNTIGILQSVVRPAFEMAVEDDIVRKNPFKFKLSDVVPKDAYVRNALTREQQEKYLQFVQDYGGNYYDDIVILMGTGLRVSELYGLTRADIDFERHCINVRRQLCRTAEKPYFVTPPKTKSGIRNVPMTDTVCAALRRVVKARASTKVEALVDGCSGFLFLDKSGMPKVAMHLENYMRGVQGKFEKAYSKPVPRITPHVLRHTFCTNVQQAGLDVKSLQYLMGHSNASVTLDVYTHSSFESVERAFEQIAGNL comes from the coding sequence ATGTCTGAAAAGCGCAAAGATAGCAAGGGTCGTGTTTTGAAGGATGGCGAAAGCCAAAGAGCAAACGGCACCTACGACTATCGTTATACCGATATCCACAAGAAACGGCGTTGTATTTACGCTAAATCCCTGACAGAGCTGCGGAAAAAAGAGGAAGAACTGTGGCGCGATCTGGCAGACGGCATCGACTACGCCGCCGGAGAGATGACGGTGGCTGATCTGGTTGACCGCTATATGAACCTGAAACGTGGGTTGAAACCCAATTCACTTCGGTCGTACAACACAGCGGTCAAGCGGATTCATGCTGACCCTTTCGGGCAAAAAGCCATCAAAACGGTAAAATTGTCCGATGCGAAAGGCTGGTTCGTGTTTCTGCATGACAGCGGTTTCAAGCAAAACACCATAGGAATCCTGCAAAGCGTTGTCAGACCGGCATTCGAGATGGCGGTGGAGGATGACATCGTCCGCAAGAATCCATTTAAGTTCAAGCTGTCGGATGTTGTGCCGAAGGACGCTTATGTGCGCAATGCCCTGACCAGAGAACAGCAGGAGAAATATCTGCAATTCGTTCAAGACTATGGAGGCAACTATTATGATGATATCGTCATTCTTATGGGAACCGGCTTGCGTGTGAGTGAGTTGTATGGCCTGACACGAGCAGATATCGACTTTGAACGGCACTGTATCAATGTCCGGCGGCAGCTTTGCCGGACGGCTGAAAAGCCCTACTTTGTCACACCGCCGAAAACAAAAAGCGGTATCCGCAATGTTCCCATGACAGATACCGTTTGTGCAGCGTTGCGGCGTGTAGTAAAAGCCAGAGCGTCCACGAAAGTGGAAGCGCTGGTGGATGGTTGCAGCGGATTTCTCTTTCTGGACAAGTCCGGAATGCCGAAGGTGGCAATGCACTTGGAAAACTATATGCGCGGCGTGCAGGGAAAGTTTGAGAAGGCGTACAGCAAACCTGTTCCGCGCATTACACCTCATGTGCTGCGACACACCTTCTGCACCAATGTTCAGCAGGCCGGGCTGGATGTAAAAAGCCTGCAATACCTGATGGGCCACTCCAATGCCAGTGTGACGTTGGATGTCTACACGCACAGCAGCTTTGAATCGGTTGAAAGAGCCTTTGAACAGATCGCCGGCAACCTGTGA